In Dioscorea cayenensis subsp. rotundata cultivar TDr96_F1 chromosome 26, TDr96_F1_v2_PseudoChromosome.rev07_lg8_w22 25.fasta, whole genome shotgun sequence, the following proteins share a genomic window:
- the LOC120253221 gene encoding uncharacterized protein LOC120253221, which translates to MYLSLEEEEEEDVIHIYKDFFQVLRLVLRGLDFLDPLDLRKTPQNPQAETLGEGGSKVGSTPMVRNPRPPPFDKLRSIIPVDPTLRDCLSSGPSLFLSLPPLPWFRLPENLSSHTNPDDPDLLNVSVDLCRPAILET; encoded by the exons ATGTAT TTATCactggaagaagaagaagaagaagatgtaattCATATATACAAGGACTTTTTTCAGGTGTTGCGCTTGGTGCTGCGAGGATTGGATTTCTTGGATCCCTTGGACTTGCGGAAAACGCCGCAAAATCCACAAGCGGAGACCTTGGGAGAAGGTGGGTCAAAGGTCGGCTCGACCCCCATGGTTCGGAACCCTCGGCCACCGCCGTTCGATAAGCTGCGCTCCATCATTCCGGTGGATCCGACGCTGCGGGACTGCCTCAGTTCTGGGCCCTCCCTGTTCTTGTCGTTGCCACCCTTGCCTTGGTTCAGGTTACCTGAGAACCTCTCCTCCCATACCAACCCAGATGACCCTGACCTCCTAAATGTCTCCGTAGATCTCTGCAGACCAGCCATACTTGAAACTTGA
- the LOC120253062 gene encoding thioredoxin-like 1-2, chloroplastic isoform X1, protein MKEVQSAQDLVDSLLNADNKLVIVDFYSPGCGGCKALHPKFAELNPDVLFLQVNYEEHKSMCYSLNVHVLPFFRFYNLKQMLVPASDDVAEATPISPMFSPTRVLKGSEDKVFSKL, encoded by the exons ATGAAGGAGGTCCAATCAGCACAAGACCTTGTTGATTCTTTGTTGAACGCTGATAACAAGCTTGTCATTGTTGATTTCTACTCCCCTGGTTGTGGAGGCTGCAAAGCTCTCCATCCCAAG TTTGCAGAGTTGAATCCAGATGTTCTGTTCCTCCAAGTGAACTATGAAGAGCATAAGTCAATGTGTTATAGTTTGAATGTCCATGTTCTTCCCTTCTTTAGGTTCTACAACTTGAAACAAATGCTTGTTCCTGCATCAGATGATGTTGCAGAAGCAACTCCCATCAGCCCAATGTTCTCTCCAACAAGAGTCCTTAAAGGTTCTGAGGATAAGGTTTTTAGCAAACTTTGA
- the LOC120253062 gene encoding thioredoxin-like 1-2, chloroplastic isoform X2 gives MKEVQSAQDLVDSLLNADNKLVIVDFYSPGCGGCKALHPKICQFAELNPDVLFLQVNYEEHKSMCYSLNVHVLPFFRFYNLKQMLVPASDDVAEATPISPMFSPTRVLKGSEDKVFSKL, from the exons ATGAAGGAGGTCCAATCAGCACAAGACCTTGTTGATTCTTTGTTGAACGCTGATAACAAGCTTGTCATTGTTGATTTCTACTCCCCTGGTTGTGGAGGCTGCAAAGCTCTCCATCCCAAG ATTTGCCAGTTTGCAGAGTTGAATCCAGATGTTCTGTTCCTCCAAGTGAACTATGAAGAGCATAAGTCAATGTGTTATAGTTTGAATGTCCATGTTCTTCCCTTCTTTAGGTTCTACAACTTGAAACAAATGCTTGTTCCTGCATCAGATGATGTTGCAGAAGCAACTCCCATCAGCCCAATGTTCTCTCCAACAAGAGTCCTTAAAGGTTCTGAGGATAAGGTTTTTAGCAAACTTTGA
- the LOC120253060 gene encoding probable polygalacturonase At1g80170 isoform X1, with the protein MAFFHLPMLLLLFLCWSTLELAGFNPLIQELPGSSSEGRSVSVDDFGAKGDGYTDDTKAFGDAWLFACSSPYKRIIEIPAGKVYLVKPIDFAGPCKSKLTLLIMGTIIAPPDPKIWDGQNTRKWLYFHGIRRLIVTGGGTINGMGQKWWSQSCKINRTKPCQHAPTAITFHRTKHLIIQELTLMNSQQMHMSFTNCFHVKASRMKLVAPPYSPNTDGIHISASTSVEIQDSTIETGDDCISVVSNSSNVRIRNIACGPGHGISIGSLGKSRSLSQVHDVRVDGACISNTENGVRIKTWQGGCGFVSNIIFHNIFMRNVSNPIIIDQYYCDSPHQCANQTSAVKVEDVSFIGIKGTSATENAIKFVCSDSFPCERIFLEDIYLAFSGGEPTSYCWKASGLSFGLVHPPSCLSSSGHLSLNKTNGFPASQYAAVRI; encoded by the exons ATGGCATTCTTCCATCTGCCTATGCTCCTGCTCCTTTTTCTCTGTTGGTCGACCTTGGAGCTCGCTGGCTTCAATCCTCTGATCCAAGAGCTCCCAGGTTCCTCCTCTGAGGGTCGGTCTGTCTCCGTGGACGATTTCGGCGCCAAAGGGGATGGCTACACTGACGACACTAAG GCATTTGGAGATGCTTGGCTGTTTGCATGTTCTTCACCTTACAAGAGAATTATTGAAATTCCAGCAGGGAAAGTGTATCTGGTGAAACCCATTGATTTTGCGGGCCCTTGTAAATCAAAGCTCACATTGTTG ATCATGGGAACTATCATTGCTCCACCAGATCCTAAGATCTGGGATGGTCAAAATACACGGAAATGGCTTTATTTTCATGGAATACGGAGGCTAATTGTCACAGGTGGAGGCACAATTAATGGCATGGGTCAGAAGTGGTGGTCTCAATCTTGCAAGATCAACAGAACAAAA CCATGCCAACATGCGCCAACG GCAATTACTTTCCACAGAACCAAGCATCTTATTATCCAAGAATTGACTCTGATGAATAGCCAGCAGATGCATATGTCATTCACTAACTGCTTTCATGTTAAAGCATCTCGAATGAAATTGGTTGCACCTCCATATAGTCCAAATACTGATGGAATACACATAAGCGCATCTACCTCTGTTGAAATTCAAGATAGTACCATTGAAACAG GAGATGATTGCATTTCTGTGGTCAGCAATTCATCTAATGTCCGCATAAGGAATATTGCATGTGGGCCTGGCCATGGCATAAG TATTGGCAGCTTGGGCAAATCTAGGTCACTTTCTCAAGTGCACGACGTGCGAGTTGATGGTGCATGTATCTCCAACACTGAAAATGGTGTAAGAATCAAGACATGGCAG GGGGGATGTGGTTTTGTCAGCAATATAATTTTCCACAATATTTTCATGAGGAATGTTTCAAATCCAATCATCATAGATCAATACTACTGTGATTCTCCGCACCAATGTGCAAACCAG ACATCTGCTGTTAAGGTGGAGGATGTTTCATTTATAGGCATCAAAGGTACATCAGCTACGGAGAACGCCATAAAATTTGTTTGCAGTGATAGTTTCCCCTGTGAGAGAATATTCTTGGAGGACATATATTTAGCCTTTTCTGGAGGGGAGCCGACTTCTTATTGCTGGAAAGCATCAGGCCTTAGTTTTGGTCTGGTTCATCCACCCTCCTGCCTTTCAAGCTCTGGTCACCTCAGTCTGAACAAAACAAATGGTTTCCCAGCATCCCAGTATGCTGCTGTGAGAATATGA
- the LOC120253060 gene encoding probable polygalacturonase At1g80170 isoform X2, with amino-acid sequence MATLTTLRNFTQWNERVALIPPYAHTYHVPSVHEDDQLFQMLASGKVYLVKPIDFAGPCKSKLTLLIMGTIIAPPDPKIWDGQNTRKWLYFHGIRRLIVTGGGTINGMGQKWWSQSCKINRTKPCQHAPTAITFHRTKHLIIQELTLMNSQQMHMSFTNCFHVKASRMKLVAPPYSPNTDGIHISASTSVEIQDSTIETGDDCISVVSNSSNVRIRNIACGPGHGISIGSLGKSRSLSQVHDVRVDGACISNTENGVRIKTWQGGCGFVSNIIFHNIFMRNVSNPIIIDQYYCDSPHQCANQTSAVKVEDVSFIGIKGTSATENAIKFVCSDSFPCERIFLEDIYLAFSGGEPTSYCWKASGLSFGLVHPPSCLSSSGHLSLNKTNGFPASQYAAVRI; translated from the exons ATGGCTACACTGACGACACTAAG GAATTTCACACAGTGGAATGAAAGGGTTGCCCTCATTCCGCCATATGCTCACACTTATCACGTCCCTAGTGTGCATGAAGACGACCAACTCTTTCAAATGCTTGCCT CAGGGAAAGTGTATCTGGTGAAACCCATTGATTTTGCGGGCCCTTGTAAATCAAAGCTCACATTGTTG ATCATGGGAACTATCATTGCTCCACCAGATCCTAAGATCTGGGATGGTCAAAATACACGGAAATGGCTTTATTTTCATGGAATACGGAGGCTAATTGTCACAGGTGGAGGCACAATTAATGGCATGGGTCAGAAGTGGTGGTCTCAATCTTGCAAGATCAACAGAACAAAA CCATGCCAACATGCGCCAACG GCAATTACTTTCCACAGAACCAAGCATCTTATTATCCAAGAATTGACTCTGATGAATAGCCAGCAGATGCATATGTCATTCACTAACTGCTTTCATGTTAAAGCATCTCGAATGAAATTGGTTGCACCTCCATATAGTCCAAATACTGATGGAATACACATAAGCGCATCTACCTCTGTTGAAATTCAAGATAGTACCATTGAAACAG GAGATGATTGCATTTCTGTGGTCAGCAATTCATCTAATGTCCGCATAAGGAATATTGCATGTGGGCCTGGCCATGGCATAAG TATTGGCAGCTTGGGCAAATCTAGGTCACTTTCTCAAGTGCACGACGTGCGAGTTGATGGTGCATGTATCTCCAACACTGAAAATGGTGTAAGAATCAAGACATGGCAG GGGGGATGTGGTTTTGTCAGCAATATAATTTTCCACAATATTTTCATGAGGAATGTTTCAAATCCAATCATCATAGATCAATACTACTGTGATTCTCCGCACCAATGTGCAAACCAG ACATCTGCTGTTAAGGTGGAGGATGTTTCATTTATAGGCATCAAAGGTACATCAGCTACGGAGAACGCCATAAAATTTGTTTGCAGTGATAGTTTCCCCTGTGAGAGAATATTCTTGGAGGACATATATTTAGCCTTTTCTGGAGGGGAGCCGACTTCTTATTGCTGGAAAGCATCAGGCCTTAGTTTTGGTCTGGTTCATCCACCCTCCTGCCTTTCAAGCTCTGGTCACCTCAGTCTGAACAAAACAAATGGTTTCCCAGCATCCCAGTATGCTGCTGTGAGAATATGA
- the LOC120253061 gene encoding peptide deformylase 1A, chloroplastic: MAAETVCRVWSRFLPISVTESLIFRRRPSTNALGLPCRHSFGFPSKSKSKSKSRILIVEYRVPSRILAAAGWFSGFGGKKKPDIVKAGDPVLHEPAADVPVADIGSQRIEEIIEDMIAAMRNSPGVGLAAPQIGVPLNIIVLEDTKQYISYASRKEIEMQDRRSFDLLVILNPKLKKKGTKTALFFEGCLSVDGFRAVVERHLEVEVTGLDRSGRPIKIDAAGWQARILQHECDHLDGTIFVDKMVPRTFRTVENLDLPLPMGCPKLGVQ; the protein is encoded by the exons ATGGCCGCGGAAACCGTGTGCCGCGTCTGGAGCCGATTCCTCCCGATCTCCGTTACCGAAAGCCTCATCTTCCGCCGCCGCCCCTCCACTAACGCCCTTGGGCTCCCTTGCCGCCATTCCTTTGGATTCCCttccaaatccaaatccaaatccaaatcccGCATCCTGATCGTTGAATACAGAGTCCCCTCCCGAATCCTCGCTGCTGCTGGATGGTTTTCCGGCTTTGGAGGGAAGAAGAAGCCGGACATCGTCAAGGCAGGGGACCCTGTCCTCCATGAACCGGCTGCTGACGTCCCTGTCGCGGACATTGGCTCTCAAAGGATAGAGGAAATCATCGAAGACATGATCGCCGCCATGAGGAACTCTCCTGGAGTCGGCCTTGCTGCTCCTCAGATCGGCGTCCCTTTGAAT ATAATTGTCCTGGAGGATACAAAACAATACATTAGTTACGCATCTAGGAAAGAAATTGAAATGCAAGACCGTCGCTCATTTGATCTTCTT GTCATATTGAACCCAAAGCTGAAGAAGAAGGGAACAAAAACAGCACTTTTCTTTGAAGGATGTCTTAG TGTAGATGGATTTAGGGCTGTGGTTGAGCGTCACCTTGAAGTTGAAGTCACTGGATTAGACCGCAGTGGGCGTCCTATCAAAATAGATGCAGCTGGTTGGCAAGCTCGTATACTACAGCATGAGTGTGATCATCTTGATGGAACAATCTTTGTGGACAAAATGGTGCCGAGGACATTCAGGACTGTAGAAAATTTGGATCTGCCGCTCCCTATGGGATGTCCAAAACTAGGTGTTCAATGA